The following are encoded in a window of Nakamurella sp. A5-74 genomic DNA:
- a CDS encoding adenosine deaminase yields MSVALSSETIRAAPKVLLHDHLDGGLRPATIIDLAAEFGYDELPTTDATELGRWFTSAADSGSLVRYLETFAHTVGVMQTRDALLRTASECAQDLADDGVVYAEVRFAPELHTEQDLTLEEVVRAVLDGFAEGSRIAAERGKQIRVRALLTAMRHAAKSREIAELVIAHRDEEVAGFDIAGAEAGFPPSRHLDAFEYLRRENAHFTIHAGEAFGLKSIWEALQWCGADRLGHGVRIIDDIPTDPDAPAGLLAQYVRDKRIPLEMCPSSNVQTGAAASIAEHPIKRLTDLRFRVTVNTDNRLMSGCSMTSEMLALVEAFDYGWDTLSWFTVNAMKSAFLPFDERLALINDVIKPGYAALSR; encoded by the coding sequence ATGTCCGTTGCCCTCAGCTCCGAAACCATCCGCGCCGCGCCCAAAGTGCTGCTGCACGACCACCTGGACGGGGGTTTGCGGCCGGCCACGATCATCGATCTCGCCGCGGAGTTCGGCTACGACGAACTGCCGACCACCGACGCGACCGAGCTCGGACGGTGGTTCACCTCGGCAGCCGATTCCGGTTCGCTGGTTCGCTATCTGGAGACCTTCGCCCACACCGTCGGTGTGATGCAGACCCGGGATGCGTTGCTGCGCACGGCATCCGAATGCGCCCAGGATCTGGCCGACGACGGTGTCGTGTACGCCGAGGTGCGGTTCGCCCCCGAGCTGCACACCGAGCAGGACCTGACGCTGGAGGAGGTCGTCCGGGCAGTGCTCGACGGGTTCGCCGAGGGGAGCCGGATCGCAGCGGAGCGGGGCAAACAGATCCGGGTGCGGGCACTGCTCACCGCCATGCGGCATGCCGCCAAGTCGCGGGAGATCGCCGAGCTGGTGATCGCCCACCGCGACGAGGAGGTCGCCGGGTTCGACATCGCCGGCGCCGAGGCGGGATTCCCGCCCAGCCGTCACCTGGACGCCTTCGAGTACCTGCGCCGGGAGAATGCGCACTTCACGATCCACGCTGGGGAGGCCTTCGGCCTGAAGTCGATCTGGGAGGCCCTGCAGTGGTGCGGCGCCGACCGGCTCGGGCACGGCGTCCGGATCATCGACGACATCCCGACCGACCCGGACGCTCCCGCCGGGCTCCTCGCCCAGTACGTGCGTGACAAGCGCATCCCGTTGGAGATGTGCCCGTCGTCGAACGTGCAGACCGGTGCGGCGGCGTCGATCGCCGAGCACCCGATCAAACGGCTCACCGATCTGCGGTTCCGGGTCACCGTCAACACCGACAACCGCCTGATGTCCGGCTGCAGCATGACGAGCGAGATGCTCGCCCTGGTCGAGGCATTCGACTACGGCTGGGACACCCTCTCGTGGTTCACGGTCAACGCGATGAAATCAGCCTTCCTTCCCTTCGACGAGCGCCTCGCGCTGATCAACGACGTCATCAAGCCGGGGTACGCCGCACTCTCCCGGTGA
- a CDS encoding DUF4349 domain-containing protein codes for MRQVTKSAARVRPTRFDGIRQGRARQSREQQNRTRQGGTWIVGTLTGLVLLAGCTSASDTMSAGQMNDGVAAGSTAAAAAPSGAAGYESAGDSGGGSSGSAADKKAGGTATRGVTGVAEIADAPDGRQVIRTASVTVEIGRARTEDRAADDTGLAAAVAEAAVKVRALAGAEGYVASSESSGSVASISLRVPASSYESVMKALRGVGTVTSSEEKAQDVSAKLVDVGSRIETMKASVTRVRALLARAEKISDVVALESELEQRESDLDSLLRQQSALSGQVALSTITVVVQGRLTGVLVAGDTEPEQRSGFLAGLHQGWNAFTDFLGGAGQVIGALLPFLPLIAILGLAAYWLIRRGRRRGQLGAERTPPTGPNAPSAA; via the coding sequence ATGCGACAGGTCACGAAGAGCGCAGCCCGGGTGCGGCCGACCCGGTTCGACGGCATCCGGCAGGGCCGGGCACGGCAGTCTCGGGAGCAGCAGAACCGTACCCGGCAGGGCGGCACCTGGATCGTCGGCACCCTGACCGGGCTGGTGCTGCTGGCCGGGTGCACGAGCGCCAGCGACACGATGAGTGCCGGCCAGATGAATGACGGGGTGGCCGCCGGCTCGACCGCGGCGGCCGCAGCGCCCTCGGGAGCTGCCGGTTACGAGAGCGCGGGCGACAGCGGAGGCGGTTCCAGTGGCTCTGCCGCCGACAAGAAAGCCGGCGGGACCGCTACCCGGGGCGTCACCGGGGTCGCCGAGATCGCGGATGCCCCGGACGGCCGACAGGTGATCCGCACAGCTTCGGTGACCGTCGAGATCGGCCGAGCCCGCACCGAGGACCGGGCCGCGGACGACACCGGACTCGCCGCCGCGGTCGCCGAGGCCGCCGTGAAGGTCCGTGCGCTCGCTGGAGCGGAAGGCTATGTCGCTTCCTCGGAGAGCTCCGGTTCGGTGGCGAGCATCAGCCTGCGGGTCCCGGCGTCCTCCTACGAGTCGGTGATGAAGGCGTTGCGCGGCGTGGGCACCGTCACCTCCAGCGAGGAGAAGGCACAGGACGTCTCGGCAAAGCTGGTGGACGTCGGCAGCCGGATCGAGACGATGAAGGCCAGCGTCACCCGGGTCCGGGCATTGCTGGCCCGCGCCGAGAAGATCTCCGACGTGGTGGCCCTGGAGAGCGAGCTGGAACAGCGCGAGAGCGACCTCGATTCGCTGCTGCGTCAGCAGTCGGCGCTGTCCGGCCAGGTGGCGTTGTCGACGATCACCGTCGTCGTCCAGGGCCGCCTCACCGGGGTCCTCGTCGCCGGTGACACCGAACCCGAGCAGCGCAGCGGCTTCCTCGCGGGGTTGCATCAGGGCTGGAACGCCTTCACCGATTTCCTCGGTGGCGCCGGCCAGGTGATCGGCGCGCTGCTGCCGTTCCTGCCGCTGATCGCGATCCTCGGACTCGCGGCGTACTGGCTGATCCGTCGGGGTCGGCGCCGGGGGCAGCTCGGCGCGGAGCGCACCCCGCCCACCGGGCCGAACGCGCCATCGGCCGCCTGA
- a CDS encoding glycosyltransferase family 39 protein, which yields MTSTGGVGSGGGSTVEPSAEVEPGAVSDGGNDCELTTQPLHAVARTSTSPRAPRTILLTILIAAAVVRIPGILWGLPALLHPDERVVVVDAIGMITRHTFEPSIFYRPDHLEIKLDSLVFRLYGFFAGGRADVMFRQDGTVFYALARTVTVLFSLGAVALAHLVGSRFGRWTGPIAAFLFAFYPPFVANSSLATPDIWLTCLLTAVVWSCLRYLERPSWRSLTVGCVLTALAVATKYPGALGALPIVAVIVAVLVRSGDRARAVRHLVTAPFAFVLALLVISPTLVTNFAAVRAQLVGQSGSGHLGASGLTYPGRAWYYVEYLGGWLGIVLIAATLFGLYLTVKARAAQAIPLFVGVPFWLGVSALGLQWFRWSLPMAITVLLLAAIGVSTALDRLMAFRSSGRPHVRSLATIGTAAIVLSGVSQLCGTAVTATIFATADTRIVALPWLTAHGIVRENSVYDGYNPFRNAGIGRLPAQLEIRDGALVPLDPERKYVVISSYLYDRVYGDPDPQLEPYYRAVEKLPLVAEWVPAGGSDFQGLAPLAPWRSIQLIARFTAGAMTGPTIKVYALPTLPAG from the coding sequence GTGACCAGTACAGGGGGAGTGGGGTCGGGCGGGGGTTCGACCGTTGAGCCCAGCGCCGAGGTGGAACCAGGGGCGGTCTCGGACGGGGGGAACGATTGCGAACTGACGACCCAGCCTCTCCATGCGGTCGCTCGGACCTCGACCTCGCCGCGGGCGCCGCGGACGATCCTGCTGACGATACTGATCGCTGCCGCGGTGGTCCGCATTCCGGGGATCCTCTGGGGGCTGCCGGCGCTCCTGCACCCCGACGAGCGGGTGGTGGTCGTGGATGCGATCGGAATGATCACCCGGCACACGTTCGAACCGTCGATCTTCTACCGCCCTGACCACCTGGAGATCAAGCTCGACTCGCTGGTGTTCCGCCTGTACGGCTTCTTCGCGGGCGGGAGGGCCGATGTGATGTTCCGGCAGGACGGGACGGTCTTCTACGCGCTCGCCCGCACGGTCACCGTGCTGTTCTCGCTCGGTGCCGTCGCGCTTGCTCACCTCGTCGGTTCCCGCTTCGGCCGGTGGACGGGCCCGATCGCTGCGTTCCTGTTCGCTTTCTACCCGCCCTTCGTCGCCAACTCGTCCCTGGCCACCCCGGACATCTGGCTGACCTGTCTGCTCACCGCCGTCGTGTGGAGTTGTCTGCGCTACCTGGAACGGCCGAGCTGGCGGAGCCTGACCGTCGGATGTGTCCTGACCGCGCTTGCCGTGGCCACCAAGTATCCCGGCGCGCTGGGCGCCCTCCCGATCGTCGCGGTCATCGTTGCGGTGCTCGTCCGCAGCGGTGATCGTGCCCGGGCGGTCCGCCATCTGGTGACGGCACCGTTCGCCTTCGTGCTCGCCCTGTTGGTGATCTCACCGACCCTGGTGACGAACTTCGCGGCGGTGCGTGCGCAGTTGGTGGGGCAGAGCGGTTCGGGTCACCTCGGCGCGAGCGGCCTCACCTACCCGGGGCGTGCCTGGTACTACGTCGAGTACCTGGGTGGCTGGCTGGGGATCGTCCTGATCGCGGCAACGCTGTTCGGCCTGTACCTGACAGTCAAGGCCCGCGCCGCACAGGCGATCCCACTCTTCGTCGGCGTCCCGTTCTGGCTCGGTGTCAGCGCACTGGGCCTGCAGTGGTTCCGGTGGAGCCTGCCGATGGCCATCACGGTGCTGCTGCTGGCGGCCATCGGTGTGAGCACTGCGCTCGACAGGTTGATGGCGTTCCGGTCGTCCGGACGGCCGCACGTCAGGTCGCTGGCGACGATCGGGACGGCGGCGATCGTACTGTCCGGGGTGTCCCAACTCTGCGGGACTGCTGTCACCGCAACGATCTTCGCGACCGCGGACACCCGCATCGTCGCGCTCCCCTGGCTGACGGCACACGGGATCGTGCGCGAGAACTCGGTGTACGACGGCTACAACCCGTTCCGGAACGCCGGCATCGGTCGGCTCCCGGCGCAGCTGGAAATCCGGGACGGTGCGCTGGTCCCGCTCGATCCGGAGCGGAAGTACGTGGTCATCAGCAGCTACCTGTACGACCGGGTCTACGGAGATCCCGATCCGCAACTCGAGCCCTACTACCGCGCTGTCGAGAAGCTGCCGCTGGTGGCGGAATGGGTTCCGGCCGGCGGCTCGGATTTCCAGGGGCTTGCACCCCTCGCTCCCTGGAGATCGATCCAGCTGATCGCTCGGTTCACAGCGGGAGCGATGACCGGACCGACGATCAAGGTGTACGCACTGCCGACCTTGCCGGCCGGGTGA
- a CDS encoding gamma-aminobutyraldehyde dehydrogenase: protein MSTPPSATDQLTAQNPVIVQNFIGGASVDAVDGATAPIVDPSTGESYGTAPVSGPADLDAAYRAAEQAFEGWGSTTPTERQRALLKIADALEARADEFVAVESRNTGKPIAMTASEELPPAVDQLRFFAGAARILEGRSAGEYLAGHTSWIRREPIGVVGQVTPWNYPLMMAIWKLGPALAAGNTVVLKPSDTTPASTVLLAELAAEFLPAGVLNVVTGDRGTGAALVAHPTPRMVAITGSVRAGMQVAEAASHDVKRVHLELGGKAPVIVFDDADIAAAAEAIAVAGYFNAGQDCTAATRVIASPGIHDELVAALAEQARGTVTGAPNNADALYGPLNNAEQLTRVAGMLDRLPDHASVEAGGSPLGGPGFFYPPTVVSQLRRDDELATEEVFGPVITVQLLQGDTQDAVEADALRLGNATRYGLASSVWTKDHARALRVSNKLNFGCVWINTHIPLVAEMPHGGFGHSGYGKDLSMYGLEDYTRIKHVMSAWG from the coding sequence ATGAGCACTCCCCCGTCCGCCACGGACCAACTGACCGCGCAGAACCCAGTGATCGTGCAGAACTTCATCGGCGGCGCATCGGTCGACGCCGTCGACGGCGCCACGGCCCCGATCGTCGACCCGTCGACGGGCGAGTCGTACGGCACCGCCCCGGTCTCCGGGCCCGCCGACTTGGACGCCGCGTACAGAGCTGCCGAGCAGGCCTTCGAAGGCTGGGGCTCCACCACCCCGACAGAGCGTCAGCGGGCGCTGCTGAAGATCGCCGACGCGCTCGAGGCCCGCGCCGACGAGTTCGTCGCGGTCGAGTCCCGCAACACCGGCAAGCCGATCGCGATGACCGCCTCGGAGGAGCTGCCGCCGGCGGTCGACCAGCTGCGCTTCTTCGCCGGTGCCGCGCGGATCCTGGAGGGCCGCTCGGCCGGGGAGTACCTGGCCGGGCACACGTCATGGATCCGCCGGGAGCCGATCGGTGTCGTCGGACAGGTGACGCCCTGGAACTACCCGCTGATGATGGCCATCTGGAAGCTCGGTCCGGCGCTCGCGGCGGGCAACACCGTCGTCCTCAAACCGTCGGACACCACGCCCGCGTCGACCGTGCTGCTCGCCGAGCTGGCGGCCGAGTTCCTGCCCGCCGGGGTGCTGAACGTGGTCACCGGCGACCGCGGGACCGGCGCGGCCCTCGTCGCGCATCCCACCCCGCGGATGGTGGCCATCACCGGTTCGGTTCGCGCCGGGATGCAGGTCGCGGAGGCAGCCAGCCACGACGTCAAGCGGGTGCACCTGGAGCTCGGCGGCAAGGCTCCCGTCATCGTGTTCGACGATGCCGACATCGCTGCCGCAGCCGAGGCCATCGCCGTCGCCGGTTACTTCAACGCCGGCCAGGACTGCACCGCCGCGACCCGGGTGATCGCCTCCCCCGGCATCCACGACGAGCTCGTCGCCGCGCTCGCGGAACAGGCCCGCGGCACCGTCACCGGTGCGCCGAACAACGCCGATGCGCTCTACGGACCGCTCAACAACGCCGAACAGCTGACCAGGGTCGCCGGGATGCTCGACCGGTTGCCCGACCACGCCTCGGTCGAGGCCGGCGGCAGCCCGCTCGGCGGACCCGGCTTCTTCTACCCGCCGACCGTGGTGTCGCAGCTGCGGCGGGACGACGAGCTCGCCACCGAGGAGGTCTTCGGTCCGGTGATCACCGTCCAACTGCTGCAGGGTGACACCCAGGACGCCGTGGAGGCCGACGCGCTGCGGCTGGGCAATGCCACCCGCTACGGCCTGGCCTCGTCGGTGTGGACCAAGGACCACGCGCGAGCGCTGCGGGTCTCCAACAAGCTGAACTTCGGCTGCGTCTGGATCAACACGCACATCCCGCTCGTCGCGGAGATGCCGCACGGCGGCTTCGGACACTCCGGGTACGGCAAGGACCTCTCGATGTACGGCCTGGAGGACTACACACGGATCAAGCACGTGATGAGCGCCTGGGGCTGA
- a CDS encoding endonuclease/exonuclease/phosphatase family protein: protein MRVDERSDGDRAKPGPTVIEPGPTAIERRRSRDPVRWILLALLVLVCLLSLIARPLGISGWPLVAQLISLKVLLGLGFVVLALVAAGIAQLRGRLRSPLVLSVCAALLVTGAVHVGTVLARGGAAESVADADLTVVEFNTFDTATTAAQLAALVRSTDADIVTLPEASEQTTSEAAALLAAGGLDFRVFTMTTAGPYPLPLSALVRRSLGDYRQLPGPQLRYGSLLLEPTTVGSPRIIAVHPTNPGLRSSLSDWRSETARAARQCVPGSNTIVAGDFNSTVDHPAFADLPCVDAATQAGTGSAGTWPSWLPSALAAPIDHVIVDPGAYRAVAAWTVRTGGSDHRALVVQLRRA, encoded by the coding sequence GTGCGAGTCGATGAGCGGTCCGACGGCGATCGAGCGAAGCCGGGCCCCACGGTGATCGAGCCGGGCCCCACGGCCATCGAGCGACGCAGGAGTCGAGATCCCGTCAGATGGATCCTGCTGGCCCTGCTCGTCCTGGTATGCCTGCTGAGCCTGATCGCTCGGCCGCTCGGGATCTCGGGCTGGCCGCTCGTCGCCCAGCTGATCAGCCTGAAGGTGTTGCTGGGCCTGGGCTTCGTCGTGCTGGCACTGGTGGCGGCCGGCATCGCTCAGCTGCGTGGCCGGCTCCGATCGCCGCTGGTGCTCAGCGTCTGCGCCGCCCTGCTCGTCACCGGTGCGGTCCATGTCGGCACCGTCCTGGCGCGCGGCGGCGCCGCCGAGTCGGTGGCCGACGCCGATCTCACAGTGGTGGAGTTCAACACCTTCGACACCGCCACCACGGCAGCGCAGCTGGCCGCGCTGGTGCGATCGACCGACGCTGACATCGTGACGCTGCCCGAGGCGAGCGAGCAGACGACCTCGGAGGCTGCTGCGCTGCTCGCCGCCGGCGGCCTCGACTTCCGGGTGTTCACAATGACCACCGCCGGCCCGTATCCGCTGCCGCTGTCGGCGCTGGTCCGTCGCAGCCTGGGTGACTACCGGCAGCTGCCCGGCCCGCAGCTGCGCTACGGCTCGCTGCTGCTCGAGCCGACCACCGTCGGTTCGCCCCGCATCATCGCCGTGCACCCGACGAACCCGGGGCTTCGATCCTCGCTCTCCGATTGGCGATCAGAGACCGCCAGAGCGGCCCGGCAGTGTGTTCCGGGGTCGAACACGATCGTCGCCGGCGATTTCAACTCCACCGTCGACCATCCGGCGTTCGCCGACCTGCCGTGCGTGGACGCCGCCACCCAGGCCGGCACCGGTTCGGCCGGCACCTGGCCGTCGTGGTTGCCGTCCGCACTGGCCGCCCCGATCGACCACGTGATCGTCGACCCTGGTGCTTATCGCGCCGTTGCCGCCTGGACCGTCCGCACCGGCGGGAGCGATCATCGGGCGCTGGTCGTGCAGTTGCGACGCGCCTGA
- a CDS encoding primosomal protein, whose amino-acid sequence MAADITPIQLGLTEGNVLTLWAPRWVEDGEDWEAFLGHEEHLYVFADAAHLAAFIRASDEHDLVDHPEWETAVTALADELVPDEDHRFDIVGVPELVAEPADLWTLAELADTVAILRSLAEVCDLPAIEEVLDASDGFSMLGMGERAFMGRTGEKLWDEIGAVVSEKWDQVVEALDGVVATPEVDAEELDIAQRELAAVQVVARPDDAVDDEDEDEADRDPALAFWDQIGIDPIRLTVGQRTGWTLRCYLDDEPVLLSHVGRVLVFSSPEELAGYVQDRSQNNSMVELGVYAEIQDALDEGTATVVAGLENTYELDEVADGLLTGPGGIAPKKLALAVELLDDAAAARGDEETTEALGSSSPLGALISVILRPDPDRMPPSPPFEDESAAFTVLVDRFSGTLDWDNKDDSESFPEARALTEDDL is encoded by the coding sequence GTGGCCGCCGACATCACGCCCATCCAGCTCGGGTTGACGGAGGGCAATGTCCTGACCCTCTGGGCCCCCCGATGGGTCGAGGACGGCGAGGACTGGGAGGCCTTCCTCGGCCACGAGGAGCACCTGTACGTCTTCGCGGACGCCGCGCACCTGGCGGCTTTCATCCGCGCCAGCGACGAACACGACCTCGTCGACCATCCCGAGTGGGAGACCGCCGTGACGGCGCTGGCGGACGAGTTGGTGCCCGACGAGGACCACCGCTTCGACATCGTCGGCGTCCCGGAGCTGGTGGCCGAGCCCGCCGATCTGTGGACGCTCGCCGAGCTCGCCGACACCGTGGCGATCCTCAGATCGCTCGCGGAGGTGTGCGACCTGCCGGCCATCGAGGAGGTGCTCGACGCCTCCGACGGGTTCTCGATGCTCGGCATGGGTGAGCGGGCCTTCATGGGTCGCACCGGGGAGAAGCTGTGGGACGAGATCGGCGCTGTCGTGTCGGAGAAGTGGGACCAGGTCGTCGAGGCGCTCGACGGCGTCGTCGCCACCCCCGAGGTCGACGCCGAGGAGCTGGACATCGCCCAGCGCGAGCTGGCCGCCGTGCAGGTGGTGGCCAGACCGGATGACGCGGTCGACGACGAGGACGAGGACGAGGCGGACCGCGATCCGGCCCTGGCATTCTGGGACCAGATCGGCATCGATCCGATCCGGCTGACGGTCGGCCAGCGCACCGGTTGGACCCTGCGCTGCTACCTCGACGACGAGCCGGTGCTGCTCTCGCACGTCGGCCGGGTGCTCGTTTTCAGCTCCCCCGAGGAGCTCGCCGGGTACGTACAGGACCGTTCGCAGAACAACTCGATGGTCGAGCTGGGCGTGTACGCCGAGATCCAGGACGCGCTCGACGAGGGCACGGCCACCGTGGTCGCCGGGCTGGAGAACACCTACGAGCTCGACGAGGTCGCGGACGGGTTGCTGACCGGTCCAGGCGGCATCGCACCGAAGAAGCTGGCCCTGGCCGTCGAGCTGCTCGACGACGCTGCGGCCGCCCGCGGGGACGAGGAGACCACCGAAGCGCTGGGGTCGTCGTCACCGCTGGGCGCGCTCATCTCGGTGATCCTGCGACCCGATCCCGACCGGATGCCGCCGTCGCCGCCGTTCGAGGACGAGTCGGCCGCGTTCACCGTGCTCGTCGACCGGTTCAGCGGAACCCTCGACTGGGACAACAAGGACGACAGCGAGTCCTTCCCCGAGGCCAGGGCGCTGACCGAGGACGATCTGTAG